One segment of Nyctibius grandis isolate bNycGra1 chromosome 11, bNycGra1.pri, whole genome shotgun sequence DNA contains the following:
- the CHRFAM7A gene encoding CHRNA7-FAM7A fusion protein: MGLQELAVWLLAAAGLVRESLQGEFQRKLYKELLKNYNPLERPVANDSQPLTVYFTLSLMQIMDVDEKNQVLTTNIWLQMYWTDHYLQWNVSEYPGVKTVRFPDGLIWKPDILLYNSADERFDATFHTNVLVNSSGHCQYLPPGIFKSSCYIDVRWFPFDVQKCKLKFGSWTYGGWSLDLQMQEADISGYISNGEWDLVGVPGKRTESFYECCKEPYPDVTFTVTMRRRTLYYGLNLLIPCVLISALALLVFLLPADSGEKISLGITVLLSLTVFMLLVAEIMPATSDSVPLIAQYFASTMIIVGLSVVVTVIVLQYHHHDPDGGKMPKWTRIILLNWCAWFLRMKRPGEDKVRPACQHKQRRCSLSSVEMNTVSGQQCSNGNMLYIGFRGLEGVHCTPTTDSGVICGRMTCSPTGEENLLHSGHPSEGDPDLAKILEEVRYIANRFRDQDEEEAICNEWKFAASVVDRLCLMAFSVFTIICTIGILMSAPNFVEAVSKDFA, from the exons ATGGGCCTCCAGGAGCTGGCGGTGTGGCTGCTCGCGGCGGCGGGGCTTGTGCGCG AGTCCCTACAAGGAGAGTTCCAAAGGAAGCTTTATAAGGAGCTGCTGAAAAATTACAACCCTTTGGAGCGACCGGTTGCAAATGATTCCCAGCCTCTCACTGTCTATTTCACTCTCAGCCTCATGCAGATCATGGATGTG GATGAAAAGAATCAAGTGTTAACAACAAACATCTGGCTACAAATG TACTGGACAGATCATTATCTACAATGGAACGTGTCTGAATACCCAGGAGTGAAGACTGTCCGTTTTCCTGATGGACTGATTTGGAAGCCAGATATTCTTCTCTACAACAG TGCTGATGAAAGATTTGATGCTACGTTTCACACTAATGTTTTAGTCAATTCTTCAGGACATTGCCAATATCTGCCACCAG GCATATTTAAAAGCTCATGCTACATAGATGTGCGCTGGTTTCCCTTTGACGTTCAGAAGTGTAAACTGAAGTTTGGATCCTGGACTTACGGAGGCTGGTCCTTGGACTTACAAATGCAAGAAGCAGATATATCTGGCTATATTTCAAATGGAGAGTGGGATTTAGTAG GAGTTCCTGGGAAGAGAACTGAGAGTTTTTATGAATGCTGTAAAGAACCCTACCCAGATGTAACATTCACAGTAACTATGAGACGTAGGACTCTCTATTATGGACTCAATCTTCTCATTCCTTGTGTACTGATATCAGCACTTGCTTTGTTAGTTTTTCTGCTTCCAGCAGACTCGGGAGAAAAGATCTCATTAG GTATAACAGTTTTATTGTCTCTCACTGTCTTCATGTTACTTGTGGCTGAAATTATGCCAGCAACGTCTGATTCTGTGCCCTTAATTG ctcaatattttgccAGCACTATGATTATTGTCGGTCTTTCTGTTGTTGTCACTGTTATTGTTCTACAATACCATCATCATGATCCAGATGGGGGGAAAATGCCTAAATGG acaaGAATTATCCTTCTCAACTGGTGTGCTTGGTTTCTGAGGATGAAAAGACCAGGGGAAGATAAAGTGCGTCCTGCCTGTCAACATAAACAGCGTCGATGTAGCCTATCAAGTGTGGAGATGAACACAGTGAGTGGACAGCAATGCAGTAATGGGAATATGTTATACATCGGGTTTAGGGGGCTGGAAGGGGTTCACTGCACACCTACCACTGATTCAGGGGTGATCTGTGGAAGGATGACCTGCTCACCAACAGGTGAAGAAAACCTGCTGCACAGTGGCCACCCCTCTGAAGGTGACCCAGATTTGGCTAAGATCTTGGAAGAGGTCAGGTACATTGCAAACCGATTCAGAGaccaggatgaagaggaggCTATTTGCAACGAATGGAAGTTTGCAGCCTCTGTGGTGGATCGACTCTGCTTGATGGCTTTTTCAGTCTTCACAATTATTTGTACAATTGGTATTTTAATGTCAGCACCAAACTTTGTAGAGGCCGTGTCTAAAGATTTTGCTTAA